One Streptomyces sp. B21-105 genomic region harbors:
- a CDS encoding metallophosphoesterase yields the protein MRARYGVPLSIAAVGAAGLVYAAGFEPRSFRLRRVTVPVLPAGMRPLRVLQVSDIHMVGGQRKKQRWLRSLAGLRPDFVINTGDNLSDPEGIPETLDALGPLMEFPGAYVFGSNDYYGPKLRNPARYLLEKAQGRHGLNGNAPAVDVVHNPWEDLRDGFDAAGWLNLTNTRGVLKVEGASIELTGLDDPHIKRDRYTQVAGGPSESSDFSMGVVHAPYLRVLDPFAADGYPLILAGHTHGGQLCIPFYGALVTNCDLDTDRVKGLSTHTAEGRTSYLHVSAGCGASRYTPVRFACPPEVTLLTLVERE from the coding sequence ATGCGCGCGCGATACGGAGTACCACTGTCCATTGCGGCGGTCGGCGCCGCCGGCCTGGTGTACGCGGCGGGTTTCGAGCCCCGCTCCTTCCGCCTCCGACGGGTCACCGTCCCCGTCCTCCCCGCCGGAATGCGCCCCCTGCGCGTGTTGCAGGTCTCCGACATCCACATGGTCGGCGGCCAGCGCAAGAAGCAGCGCTGGCTGCGCTCGCTGGCCGGACTGCGCCCCGACTTCGTGATCAACACGGGCGACAACCTGTCCGACCCGGAGGGCATCCCGGAGACCCTGGACGCGCTGGGGCCCCTGATGGAGTTCCCAGGTGCGTACGTCTTCGGCTCGAACGACTACTACGGCCCGAAGCTGCGCAACCCCGCCCGCTACCTGCTGGAGAAGGCCCAGGGCCGGCACGGCCTGAACGGAAACGCGCCCGCGGTGGACGTCGTCCACAACCCGTGGGAGGACCTGCGCGACGGCTTCGACGCCGCGGGCTGGCTCAACCTGACGAACACCCGGGGCGTACTGAAGGTCGAGGGCGCGTCTATCGAGCTGACGGGACTGGACGACCCGCACATCAAGCGCGACCGTTACACGCAGGTGGCGGGCGGTCCGTCGGAGTCGTCCGACTTCTCGATGGGCGTGGTGCACGCCCCGTACCTGCGGGTCCTGGACCCCTTCGCGGCGGACGGCTACCCCCTGATCCTGGCCGGACACACCCACGGCGGCCAGCTCTGCATCCCCTTCTACGGTGCCCTCGTCACCAACTGCGACCTGGACACGGACCGCGTCAAGGGGCTGTCGACGCACACGGCGGAGGGCCGTACCTCCTACCTGCACGTCTCGGCGGGCTGCGGCGCGAGCCGCTACACCCCGGTCCGCTTCGCCTGCCCGCCCGAGGTGACGCTGCTGACGTTGGTGGAGCGGGAGTAA
- a CDS encoding GatB/YqeY domain-containing protein, translating into MTTLKSKLQEDLNAAIKERDELRSSTLRLTLTAITKEEVAGKEKRELSDDEILKVIAKEAKKRREAADAFAQGGRPESAEREKAEGELLAGYLPKQLSDDELNDIVGQAVEEAKAAGAEGPRAMGAVMKIVNPKVAGLAEGGRVAAVVKKLLAG; encoded by the coding sequence ATGACCACGCTCAAGTCGAAGCTGCAGGAAGACCTCAACGCTGCGATCAAGGAGCGCGACGAGCTCCGCTCCTCGACGCTCCGGCTGACGCTCACCGCGATCACCAAGGAGGAGGTCGCGGGCAAGGAGAAGCGCGAGCTCTCCGACGACGAGATCCTCAAGGTGATCGCCAAGGAGGCGAAGAAGCGCCGGGAGGCGGCCGACGCCTTCGCGCAGGGCGGCCGCCCCGAGAGCGCCGAGCGGGAGAAGGCGGAGGGTGAGCTGCTCGCCGGCTACCTGCCCAAGCAGCTCAGCGACGACGAGCTGAACGACATCGTCGGGCAGGCCGTCGAGGAGGCGAAGGCGGCCGGTGCCGAGGGGCCGCGGGCCATGGGCGCCGTGATGAAGATCGTGAACCCGAAGGTGGCCGGTCTGGCGGAGGGCGGCCGCGTCGCTGCCGTCGTCAAGAAGCTGCTCGCGGGCTGA